The following proteins are encoded in a genomic region of Sorangiineae bacterium MSr12523:
- a CDS encoding alpha/beta hydrolase, whose product MYTADEVRTELRNKPHDYLDIGHSQIAHWRFGRGPDLLFVHGWPLHAATFRDFVPALAERFTCHLIDLPHIGHTQSMPDAPIGLNEHAASLRRVVNALDLTRFAYVAHDSGAVAARIAAKDDPRVVGLALGDTEIPGHVPPILEAYRLSAQVPGSNHVLRILMRLRAFRHSRLAFGECFTHPRSIEGEFYDLFLRPLIDSHQATVGQMLLAKYLDFGVVQKLVDVHRGIRAPTLLVWGTEDPFFPIDKARNMVSQFAGGAELRAIQGASLYCHEDRASEFLAHVEPFLMQCFERGQD is encoded by the coding sequence ATGTACACCGCCGACGAGGTACGCACCGAACTGCGCAACAAGCCGCACGATTATCTCGATATTGGCCATAGCCAAATAGCCCATTGGCGATTTGGCCGCGGCCCGGACCTCTTGTTCGTCCACGGCTGGCCATTGCACGCGGCCACCTTCCGCGATTTCGTGCCGGCGCTGGCCGAACGCTTTACGTGCCATTTGATCGATCTGCCGCACATCGGTCACACGCAATCGATGCCAGACGCCCCGATTGGCCTGAACGAGCACGCGGCGAGCCTGCGCCGCGTGGTGAACGCCCTCGATCTCACACGCTTTGCGTACGTGGCGCACGACAGCGGCGCCGTGGCCGCACGCATCGCGGCCAAAGACGATCCGCGCGTGGTCGGCCTCGCGCTGGGCGACACGGAAATTCCAGGGCACGTGCCCCCCATCCTGGAGGCGTACCGCCTTTCCGCGCAGGTACCCGGCAGCAATCACGTGTTGCGGATCCTCATGCGCCTGCGCGCATTTCGGCATTCGCGATTGGCCTTTGGCGAGTGTTTTACGCATCCCCGCAGCATCGAGGGCGAGTTTTACGATCTATTCTTGCGCCCCCTGATTGACTCCCACCAAGCCACCGTGGGCCAGATGCTTTTGGCCAAGTACCTCGACTTCGGCGTCGTCCAAAAGCTGGTCGATGTGCATCGGGGCATCCGCGCCCCGACCCTTCTCGTCTGGGGCACGGAAGATCCCTTTTTCCCCATCGACAAGGCCCGCAATATGGTTTCCCAATTCGCGGGCGGAGCCGAACTGCGCGCCATCCAAGGCGCGAGCCTCTATTGCCACGAAGATCGCGCCTCGGAGTTTCTTGCCCACGTCGAGCCTTTCCTCATGCAGTGTTTCGAGCGAGGCCAAGACTAA